Proteins encoded in a region of the Pieris rapae chromosome 12, ilPieRapa1.1, whole genome shotgun sequence genome:
- the LOC111001339 gene encoding protein spire isoform X1 has translation MSAVCALDAGGRVSLQQILQAFNSNVSEEHAWALCHQAARCFQRCLSSGTSPPPACFLPTRPSHLLLHADGSVHPDTLLDPTDDSSRPRVKSEYEVVVSLGLVVYRALDHTHGDDEERLISPDLEALISDMTLSNGNLTEEEEECGLSESLESVRAGDTDDEGIERDAEPPRVRQRRLALFLLEDVIERCAWHAGVGRGRGARETAAAHYRAVCRALVAEALELASFLARVRVTAARDLGAADDSASHLDTLQFSDWSNRRIWRALQARFWMQVIGELRMGVKLKKVSHSRTPIEYELTPYEILMDDIRSRRYKLRKVDSSIPHNVKKDAHAMILEFIRSRPPLKKASERQLPPAKRETTPREQLLRSIRLGRPLRPTPRVNIERRKSEAKVRRRRVSPVGGRSPDEPPLDVAQHKAYWGSVARARPRTEASGSVSGGASEDRRAGSDVTRRTSGDVTPHTQPRRRLIKVDFNNLEDDEDDEETEKCASPPRPLPRHSAPPKPWKRTASRPRVPPRARLSHDEYHQFCDETLESYDLATQCPSRRASVRRHSVANAATGPTGAPGAQSVPHSRPESRGSIGGLSDDAESSWSRSSLRDDLVESKRWRDALLSEERLSLTLEEIVHIRSVLTKAELEVLPVEGRVKEDVEKRRVCFLCLKTRFGIFGPWGQRCKLCKRTVCHRCCTKMRIPTEHFAHVPVVLLSPSLLPSPTDEEPPPPPRSLLARLAAPGGSVENSVGSAPSSPGAPRRAAASEGGGSEGGGSAPGSRGGSALGWWDGGAMTRSVEGPASLPAAERLRGVPMAVCLDCKALVLQIIKSSRACRSAERDRALRHLTLDLTPLYPATDR, from the exons ATGACAGTAGCAGGCCTAGAGTTAAATCAGAATATGAG GTAGTGGTGAGCTTGGGGCTGGTGGTGTACCGCGCCCTGGACCACACGCACGGCGATGACGAGGAGCGGCTCATCTCGCCCGACCTCGAGGCGCTCATCTCCGACATGACTCTCTCTAACGGAAACCTTACAG AAGAAGAGGAGGAGTGCGGTCTGTCGGAATCGCTGGAAAGCGTGCGCGCCGGCGATACCGACGACGAGGGCATCGAGAGAGACGCCGAACCGCCACGAGTTCGTCAGCGACGCCTCGCGCTGTTCCTGCTCGAGGACGTCATCGAG CGCTGCGCGTGGCACGCGGGGGTGGGTCGCGGCAGAGGCGCGCGAGAGACTGCGGCGGCGCACTACCGCGCCGTGTGCCGGGCGCTGGTCGCCGAGGCGCTGGAGCTGGCGTCCTTCTTGGCGCGAGTCAGGGTCACCGCCGCCAGGGACCTAGGCGCCGCGGATGACTCCGCTTCGCATCTCGACACGCTGCAGTTCTCCGACTGG TCCAACCGCAGGATCTGGAGGGCCCTTCAA GCGCGGTTCTGGATGCAGGTGATCGGCGAGTTGCGCATGGGCGTAAAGCTGAAGAAGGTGAGCCACTCGCGCACGCCCATCGAGTACGAGTTGACGCCCTACGAGATCCTCATGGACGACATCCGCTCGCGGCGATACAAGCTGCGCAAGGTGGACTCCAGCATCCCGCACAA TGTCAAGAAAGACGCACACGCTATGATTCTCGAATTTATTAGAAGCAGACCTCCTCTCAAAAAG GCGTCGGAGCGCCAACTGCCCCCGGCCAAGCGGGAGACCACGCCTCGGGAGCAGCTGCTGCGCTCCATCCGCCTGGGCCGGCCGCTGCGGCCTACGCCAC GAGTCAACATAGAGCGGAGAAAAAGCGAGGCGAAGGTGCGGCGGCGGCGAGTGTCCCCCGTGGGGGGACGCAGCCCCGACGAGCCGCCGCTGGACGTCGCTCAGCACAAGGCCTACTGGGGCAGCGTCGCTCGCGCCCGACCTCGCACCG AGGCAAGCGGCAGCGTGAGCGGCGGCGCGTCGGAGGACAGGCGAGCTGGAAGTGACGTCACGCGACGAACGAGCGGTGACGTCACGCCGCACACGCAGCCGCGCAGGAGACTCATCAAAGTTGACTTCAATAACCTTGAA GATGACGAAGACGACGAGGAGACGGAGAAGTGCGCGTCTCCCCCGCGGCCTCTGCCCAGGCACTCGGCGCCGCCCAAGCCCTGGAAGAGAACCG CTTCCCGACCGAGAGTGCCGCCGCGGGCGCGTCTCTCGCACGACGAGTACCACCAGTTCTGCGACGAGACCCTCGAAT CGTACGACCTGGCGACGCAGTGCCCGTCACGGCGCGCCTCCGTGCGGCGGCACTCGGTGGCGAACGCGGCGACGGGGCCCACCGGGGCGCCGGGCGCTCAGTCGGTGCCCCATTCGAGGCCCGAGTCGCGGGGCTCCATCGGCGGCCTGAGCGACGACGCCGAGTCGAGTTGGTCCCGCTCGTCCCTGAGGGACGACCTCGTCGAGTCG AAGCGGTGGCGGGACGCGCTGCTGAGCGAGGAGCGGCTGTCGCTGACCCTCGAGGAGATCGTGCACATCCGGTCGGTCCTCACCAAGGCGGAGCTGGAGGTGCTGCCCGTCGAGGGCCGCGTCAAGGAGGACGTCGAGAAGAGGCGCGTGTGCTTCCTCTGCCTCAAGACCCGCTTCGGCATCTTCGGGCCCTGGGGGCAGAGGTGCAAGCTGTGCAAGAGGACCGTCTGCCACCGCTGTTGCACCAAG ATGCGCATCCCGACGGAGCATTTCGCGCACGTGCCCGTGGTGCTACTGAGCCCTTCGCTGCTGCCTTCACCCACCGACGAGGAGCCCCCGCCTCCGCCTCGCTCGCTGCTGGCTCGGCTCGCCGCCCCG GGCGGCAGCGTGGAGAACAGCGTGGGCAGCGCGCCGAGCAGCCCGGGCGCCCCGCGGCGGGCGGCGGCGTCGGAGGGCGGCGGGTCGGAGGGCGGCGGGTCGGCGCCGGGGTCGCGGGGGGGCTCGGCGCTCGGGTGGTGGGACGGCGGCGCCATGACGCGCAGCGTCGAGGGTCCCGCCAGCCTTCCGGCCGCCGAGAGGCTGCGCGGCGTACCGATGGCCGTGTGCCTCGACTGCAAGGCGCTGGTGCTGCAGATCATCAAGTCGTCCCGCGCCTGTCGCTCGGCGGAGCGAGACCGCGCTCTGCGGCACCTCACGCTCGACCTGACACCCCTCTACCCCGCCACCGACCGCTAG
- the LOC111001339 gene encoding protein spire isoform X3, with translation MSAVCALDAGGRVSLQQILQAFNSNVSEEHAWALCHQAARCFQRCLSSGTSPPPACFLPTRPSHLLLHADGSVHPDTLLDPTDDSSRPRVKSEYEVVVSLGLVVYRALDHTHGDDEERLISPDLEALISDMTLSNGNLTEEEEECGLSESLESVRAGDTDDEGIERDAEPPRVRQRRLALFLLEDVIERCAWHAGVGRGRGARETAAAHYRAVCRALVAEALELASFLARVRVTAARDLGAADDSASHLDTLQFSDWARFWMQVIGELRMGVKLKKVSHSRTPIEYELTPYEILMDDIRSRRYKLRKVDSSIPHNVKKDAHAMILEFIRSRPPLKKASERQLPPAKRETTPREQLLRSIRLGRPLRPTPRVNIERRKSEAKVRRRRVSPVGGRSPDEPPLDVAQHKAYWGSVARARPRTEASGSVSGGASEDRRAGSDVTRRTSGDVTPHTQPRRRLIKVDFNNLEDDEDDEETEKCASPPRPLPRHSAPPKPWKRTASRPRVPPRARLSHDEYHQFCDETLESYDLATQCPSRRASVRRHSVANAATGPTGAPGAQSVPHSRPESRGSIGGLSDDAESSWSRSSLRDDLVESKRWRDALLSEERLSLTLEEIVHIRSVLTKAELEVLPVEGRVKEDVEKRRVCFLCLKTRFGIFGPWGQRCKLCKRTVCHRCCTKMRIPTEHFAHVPVVLLSPSLLPSPTDEEPPPPPRSLLARLAAPGGSVENSVGSAPSSPGAPRRAAASEGGGSEGGGSAPGSRGGSALGWWDGGAMTRSVEGPASLPAAERLRGVPMAVCLDCKALVLQIIKSSRACRSAERDRALRHLTLDLTPLYPATDR, from the exons ATGACAGTAGCAGGCCTAGAGTTAAATCAGAATATGAG GTAGTGGTGAGCTTGGGGCTGGTGGTGTACCGCGCCCTGGACCACACGCACGGCGATGACGAGGAGCGGCTCATCTCGCCCGACCTCGAGGCGCTCATCTCCGACATGACTCTCTCTAACGGAAACCTTACAG AAGAAGAGGAGGAGTGCGGTCTGTCGGAATCGCTGGAAAGCGTGCGCGCCGGCGATACCGACGACGAGGGCATCGAGAGAGACGCCGAACCGCCACGAGTTCGTCAGCGACGCCTCGCGCTGTTCCTGCTCGAGGACGTCATCGAG CGCTGCGCGTGGCACGCGGGGGTGGGTCGCGGCAGAGGCGCGCGAGAGACTGCGGCGGCGCACTACCGCGCCGTGTGCCGGGCGCTGGTCGCCGAGGCGCTGGAGCTGGCGTCCTTCTTGGCGCGAGTCAGGGTCACCGCCGCCAGGGACCTAGGCGCCGCGGATGACTCCGCTTCGCATCTCGACACGCTGCAGTTCTCCGACTGG GCGCGGTTCTGGATGCAGGTGATCGGCGAGTTGCGCATGGGCGTAAAGCTGAAGAAGGTGAGCCACTCGCGCACGCCCATCGAGTACGAGTTGACGCCCTACGAGATCCTCATGGACGACATCCGCTCGCGGCGATACAAGCTGCGCAAGGTGGACTCCAGCATCCCGCACAA TGTCAAGAAAGACGCACACGCTATGATTCTCGAATTTATTAGAAGCAGACCTCCTCTCAAAAAG GCGTCGGAGCGCCAACTGCCCCCGGCCAAGCGGGAGACCACGCCTCGGGAGCAGCTGCTGCGCTCCATCCGCCTGGGCCGGCCGCTGCGGCCTACGCCAC GAGTCAACATAGAGCGGAGAAAAAGCGAGGCGAAGGTGCGGCGGCGGCGAGTGTCCCCCGTGGGGGGACGCAGCCCCGACGAGCCGCCGCTGGACGTCGCTCAGCACAAGGCCTACTGGGGCAGCGTCGCTCGCGCCCGACCTCGCACCG AGGCAAGCGGCAGCGTGAGCGGCGGCGCGTCGGAGGACAGGCGAGCTGGAAGTGACGTCACGCGACGAACGAGCGGTGACGTCACGCCGCACACGCAGCCGCGCAGGAGACTCATCAAAGTTGACTTCAATAACCTTGAA GATGACGAAGACGACGAGGAGACGGAGAAGTGCGCGTCTCCCCCGCGGCCTCTGCCCAGGCACTCGGCGCCGCCCAAGCCCTGGAAGAGAACCG CTTCCCGACCGAGAGTGCCGCCGCGGGCGCGTCTCTCGCACGACGAGTACCACCAGTTCTGCGACGAGACCCTCGAAT CGTACGACCTGGCGACGCAGTGCCCGTCACGGCGCGCCTCCGTGCGGCGGCACTCGGTGGCGAACGCGGCGACGGGGCCCACCGGGGCGCCGGGCGCTCAGTCGGTGCCCCATTCGAGGCCCGAGTCGCGGGGCTCCATCGGCGGCCTGAGCGACGACGCCGAGTCGAGTTGGTCCCGCTCGTCCCTGAGGGACGACCTCGTCGAGTCG AAGCGGTGGCGGGACGCGCTGCTGAGCGAGGAGCGGCTGTCGCTGACCCTCGAGGAGATCGTGCACATCCGGTCGGTCCTCACCAAGGCGGAGCTGGAGGTGCTGCCCGTCGAGGGCCGCGTCAAGGAGGACGTCGAGAAGAGGCGCGTGTGCTTCCTCTGCCTCAAGACCCGCTTCGGCATCTTCGGGCCCTGGGGGCAGAGGTGCAAGCTGTGCAAGAGGACCGTCTGCCACCGCTGTTGCACCAAG ATGCGCATCCCGACGGAGCATTTCGCGCACGTGCCCGTGGTGCTACTGAGCCCTTCGCTGCTGCCTTCACCCACCGACGAGGAGCCCCCGCCTCCGCCTCGCTCGCTGCTGGCTCGGCTCGCCGCCCCG GGCGGCAGCGTGGAGAACAGCGTGGGCAGCGCGCCGAGCAGCCCGGGCGCCCCGCGGCGGGCGGCGGCGTCGGAGGGCGGCGGGTCGGAGGGCGGCGGGTCGGCGCCGGGGTCGCGGGGGGGCTCGGCGCTCGGGTGGTGGGACGGCGGCGCCATGACGCGCAGCGTCGAGGGTCCCGCCAGCCTTCCGGCCGCCGAGAGGCTGCGCGGCGTACCGATGGCCGTGTGCCTCGACTGCAAGGCGCTGGTGCTGCAGATCATCAAGTCGTCCCGCGCCTGTCGCTCGGCGGAGCGAGACCGCGCTCTGCGGCACCTCACGCTCGACCTGACACCCCTCTACCCCGCCACCGACCGCTAG
- the LOC111001339 gene encoding protein spire isoform X4, whose product MSAVCALDAGGRVSLQQILQAFNSNVSEEHAWALCHQAARCFQRCLSSGTSPPPACFLPTRPSHLLLHADGSVHPDTLLDPTDDSSRPRVKSEYEVVVSLGLVVYRALDHTHGDDEERLISPDLEALISDMTLSNGNLTEEEEECGLSESLESVRAGDTDDEGIERDAEPPRVRQRRLALFLLEDVIERCAWHAGVGRGRGARETAAAHYRAVCRALVAEALELASFLARVRVTAARDLGAADDSASHLDTLQFSDWSNRRIWRALQARFWMQVIGELRMGVKLKKVSHSRTPIEYELTPYEILMDDIRSRRYKLRKVDSSIPHNVKKDAHAMILEFIRSRPPLKKASERQLPPAKRETTPREQLLRSIRLGRPLRPTPRVNIERRKSEAKVRRRRVSPVGGRSPDEPPLDVAQHKAYWGSVARARPRTEASGSVSGGASEDRRAGSDVTRRTSGDVTPHTQPRRRLIKVDFNNLEDDEDDEETEKCASPPRPLPRHSAPPKPWKRTAYDLATQCPSRRASVRRHSVANAATGPTGAPGAQSVPHSRPESRGSIGGLSDDAESSWSRSSLRDDLVESKRWRDALLSEERLSLTLEEIVHIRSVLTKAELEVLPVEGRVKEDVEKRRVCFLCLKTRFGIFGPWGQRCKLCKRTVCHRCCTKMRIPTEHFAHVPVVLLSPSLLPSPTDEEPPPPPRSLLARLAAPGGSVENSVGSAPSSPGAPRRAAASEGGGSEGGGSAPGSRGGSALGWWDGGAMTRSVEGPASLPAAERLRGVPMAVCLDCKALVLQIIKSSRACRSAERDRALRHLTLDLTPLYPATDR is encoded by the exons ATGACAGTAGCAGGCCTAGAGTTAAATCAGAATATGAG GTAGTGGTGAGCTTGGGGCTGGTGGTGTACCGCGCCCTGGACCACACGCACGGCGATGACGAGGAGCGGCTCATCTCGCCCGACCTCGAGGCGCTCATCTCCGACATGACTCTCTCTAACGGAAACCTTACAG AAGAAGAGGAGGAGTGCGGTCTGTCGGAATCGCTGGAAAGCGTGCGCGCCGGCGATACCGACGACGAGGGCATCGAGAGAGACGCCGAACCGCCACGAGTTCGTCAGCGACGCCTCGCGCTGTTCCTGCTCGAGGACGTCATCGAG CGCTGCGCGTGGCACGCGGGGGTGGGTCGCGGCAGAGGCGCGCGAGAGACTGCGGCGGCGCACTACCGCGCCGTGTGCCGGGCGCTGGTCGCCGAGGCGCTGGAGCTGGCGTCCTTCTTGGCGCGAGTCAGGGTCACCGCCGCCAGGGACCTAGGCGCCGCGGATGACTCCGCTTCGCATCTCGACACGCTGCAGTTCTCCGACTGG TCCAACCGCAGGATCTGGAGGGCCCTTCAA GCGCGGTTCTGGATGCAGGTGATCGGCGAGTTGCGCATGGGCGTAAAGCTGAAGAAGGTGAGCCACTCGCGCACGCCCATCGAGTACGAGTTGACGCCCTACGAGATCCTCATGGACGACATCCGCTCGCGGCGATACAAGCTGCGCAAGGTGGACTCCAGCATCCCGCACAA TGTCAAGAAAGACGCACACGCTATGATTCTCGAATTTATTAGAAGCAGACCTCCTCTCAAAAAG GCGTCGGAGCGCCAACTGCCCCCGGCCAAGCGGGAGACCACGCCTCGGGAGCAGCTGCTGCGCTCCATCCGCCTGGGCCGGCCGCTGCGGCCTACGCCAC GAGTCAACATAGAGCGGAGAAAAAGCGAGGCGAAGGTGCGGCGGCGGCGAGTGTCCCCCGTGGGGGGACGCAGCCCCGACGAGCCGCCGCTGGACGTCGCTCAGCACAAGGCCTACTGGGGCAGCGTCGCTCGCGCCCGACCTCGCACCG AGGCAAGCGGCAGCGTGAGCGGCGGCGCGTCGGAGGACAGGCGAGCTGGAAGTGACGTCACGCGACGAACGAGCGGTGACGTCACGCCGCACACGCAGCCGCGCAGGAGACTCATCAAAGTTGACTTCAATAACCTTGAA GATGACGAAGACGACGAGGAGACGGAGAAGTGCGCGTCTCCCCCGCGGCCTCTGCCCAGGCACTCGGCGCCGCCCAAGCCCTGGAAGAGAACCG CGTACGACCTGGCGACGCAGTGCCCGTCACGGCGCGCCTCCGTGCGGCGGCACTCGGTGGCGAACGCGGCGACGGGGCCCACCGGGGCGCCGGGCGCTCAGTCGGTGCCCCATTCGAGGCCCGAGTCGCGGGGCTCCATCGGCGGCCTGAGCGACGACGCCGAGTCGAGTTGGTCCCGCTCGTCCCTGAGGGACGACCTCGTCGAGTCG AAGCGGTGGCGGGACGCGCTGCTGAGCGAGGAGCGGCTGTCGCTGACCCTCGAGGAGATCGTGCACATCCGGTCGGTCCTCACCAAGGCGGAGCTGGAGGTGCTGCCCGTCGAGGGCCGCGTCAAGGAGGACGTCGAGAAGAGGCGCGTGTGCTTCCTCTGCCTCAAGACCCGCTTCGGCATCTTCGGGCCCTGGGGGCAGAGGTGCAAGCTGTGCAAGAGGACCGTCTGCCACCGCTGTTGCACCAAG ATGCGCATCCCGACGGAGCATTTCGCGCACGTGCCCGTGGTGCTACTGAGCCCTTCGCTGCTGCCTTCACCCACCGACGAGGAGCCCCCGCCTCCGCCTCGCTCGCTGCTGGCTCGGCTCGCCGCCCCG GGCGGCAGCGTGGAGAACAGCGTGGGCAGCGCGCCGAGCAGCCCGGGCGCCCCGCGGCGGGCGGCGGCGTCGGAGGGCGGCGGGTCGGAGGGCGGCGGGTCGGCGCCGGGGTCGCGGGGGGGCTCGGCGCTCGGGTGGTGGGACGGCGGCGCCATGACGCGCAGCGTCGAGGGTCCCGCCAGCCTTCCGGCCGCCGAGAGGCTGCGCGGCGTACCGATGGCCGTGTGCCTCGACTGCAAGGCGCTGGTGCTGCAGATCATCAAGTCGTCCCGCGCCTGTCGCTCGGCGGAGCGAGACCGCGCTCTGCGGCACCTCACGCTCGACCTGACACCCCTCTACCCCGCCACCGACCGCTAG
- the LOC111001339 gene encoding protein spire isoform X2: MSAVCALDAGGRVSLQQILQAFNSNVSEEHAWALCHQAARCFQRCLSSGTSPPPACFLPTRPSHLLLHADGSVHPDTLLDPTDDSSRPRVKSEYEVVVSLGLVVYRALDHTHGDDEERLISPDLEALISDMTLSNGNLTEEEECGLSESLESVRAGDTDDEGIERDAEPPRVRQRRLALFLLEDVIERCAWHAGVGRGRGARETAAAHYRAVCRALVAEALELASFLARVRVTAARDLGAADDSASHLDTLQFSDWSNRRIWRALQARFWMQVIGELRMGVKLKKVSHSRTPIEYELTPYEILMDDIRSRRYKLRKVDSSIPHNVKKDAHAMILEFIRSRPPLKKASERQLPPAKRETTPREQLLRSIRLGRPLRPTPRVNIERRKSEAKVRRRRVSPVGGRSPDEPPLDVAQHKAYWGSVARARPRTEASGSVSGGASEDRRAGSDVTRRTSGDVTPHTQPRRRLIKVDFNNLEDDEDDEETEKCASPPRPLPRHSAPPKPWKRTASRPRVPPRARLSHDEYHQFCDETLESYDLATQCPSRRASVRRHSVANAATGPTGAPGAQSVPHSRPESRGSIGGLSDDAESSWSRSSLRDDLVESKRWRDALLSEERLSLTLEEIVHIRSVLTKAELEVLPVEGRVKEDVEKRRVCFLCLKTRFGIFGPWGQRCKLCKRTVCHRCCTKMRIPTEHFAHVPVVLLSPSLLPSPTDEEPPPPPRSLLARLAAPGGSVENSVGSAPSSPGAPRRAAASEGGGSEGGGSAPGSRGGSALGWWDGGAMTRSVEGPASLPAAERLRGVPMAVCLDCKALVLQIIKSSRACRSAERDRALRHLTLDLTPLYPATDR, from the exons ATGACAGTAGCAGGCCTAGAGTTAAATCAGAATATGAG GTAGTGGTGAGCTTGGGGCTGGTGGTGTACCGCGCCCTGGACCACACGCACGGCGATGACGAGGAGCGGCTCATCTCGCCCGACCTCGAGGCGCTCATCTCCGACATGACTCTCTCTAACGGAAACCTTACAG AAGAGGAGGAGTGCGGTCTGTCGGAATCGCTGGAAAGCGTGCGCGCCGGCGATACCGACGACGAGGGCATCGAGAGAGACGCCGAACCGCCACGAGTTCGTCAGCGACGCCTCGCGCTGTTCCTGCTCGAGGACGTCATCGAG CGCTGCGCGTGGCACGCGGGGGTGGGTCGCGGCAGAGGCGCGCGAGAGACTGCGGCGGCGCACTACCGCGCCGTGTGCCGGGCGCTGGTCGCCGAGGCGCTGGAGCTGGCGTCCTTCTTGGCGCGAGTCAGGGTCACCGCCGCCAGGGACCTAGGCGCCGCGGATGACTCCGCTTCGCATCTCGACACGCTGCAGTTCTCCGACTGG TCCAACCGCAGGATCTGGAGGGCCCTTCAA GCGCGGTTCTGGATGCAGGTGATCGGCGAGTTGCGCATGGGCGTAAAGCTGAAGAAGGTGAGCCACTCGCGCACGCCCATCGAGTACGAGTTGACGCCCTACGAGATCCTCATGGACGACATCCGCTCGCGGCGATACAAGCTGCGCAAGGTGGACTCCAGCATCCCGCACAA TGTCAAGAAAGACGCACACGCTATGATTCTCGAATTTATTAGAAGCAGACCTCCTCTCAAAAAG GCGTCGGAGCGCCAACTGCCCCCGGCCAAGCGGGAGACCACGCCTCGGGAGCAGCTGCTGCGCTCCATCCGCCTGGGCCGGCCGCTGCGGCCTACGCCAC GAGTCAACATAGAGCGGAGAAAAAGCGAGGCGAAGGTGCGGCGGCGGCGAGTGTCCCCCGTGGGGGGACGCAGCCCCGACGAGCCGCCGCTGGACGTCGCTCAGCACAAGGCCTACTGGGGCAGCGTCGCTCGCGCCCGACCTCGCACCG AGGCAAGCGGCAGCGTGAGCGGCGGCGCGTCGGAGGACAGGCGAGCTGGAAGTGACGTCACGCGACGAACGAGCGGTGACGTCACGCCGCACACGCAGCCGCGCAGGAGACTCATCAAAGTTGACTTCAATAACCTTGAA GATGACGAAGACGACGAGGAGACGGAGAAGTGCGCGTCTCCCCCGCGGCCTCTGCCCAGGCACTCGGCGCCGCCCAAGCCCTGGAAGAGAACCG CTTCCCGACCGAGAGTGCCGCCGCGGGCGCGTCTCTCGCACGACGAGTACCACCAGTTCTGCGACGAGACCCTCGAAT CGTACGACCTGGCGACGCAGTGCCCGTCACGGCGCGCCTCCGTGCGGCGGCACTCGGTGGCGAACGCGGCGACGGGGCCCACCGGGGCGCCGGGCGCTCAGTCGGTGCCCCATTCGAGGCCCGAGTCGCGGGGCTCCATCGGCGGCCTGAGCGACGACGCCGAGTCGAGTTGGTCCCGCTCGTCCCTGAGGGACGACCTCGTCGAGTCG AAGCGGTGGCGGGACGCGCTGCTGAGCGAGGAGCGGCTGTCGCTGACCCTCGAGGAGATCGTGCACATCCGGTCGGTCCTCACCAAGGCGGAGCTGGAGGTGCTGCCCGTCGAGGGCCGCGTCAAGGAGGACGTCGAGAAGAGGCGCGTGTGCTTCCTCTGCCTCAAGACCCGCTTCGGCATCTTCGGGCCCTGGGGGCAGAGGTGCAAGCTGTGCAAGAGGACCGTCTGCCACCGCTGTTGCACCAAG ATGCGCATCCCGACGGAGCATTTCGCGCACGTGCCCGTGGTGCTACTGAGCCCTTCGCTGCTGCCTTCACCCACCGACGAGGAGCCCCCGCCTCCGCCTCGCTCGCTGCTGGCTCGGCTCGCCGCCCCG GGCGGCAGCGTGGAGAACAGCGTGGGCAGCGCGCCGAGCAGCCCGGGCGCCCCGCGGCGGGCGGCGGCGTCGGAGGGCGGCGGGTCGGAGGGCGGCGGGTCGGCGCCGGGGTCGCGGGGGGGCTCGGCGCTCGGGTGGTGGGACGGCGGCGCCATGACGCGCAGCGTCGAGGGTCCCGCCAGCCTTCCGGCCGCCGAGAGGCTGCGCGGCGTACCGATGGCCGTGTGCCTCGACTGCAAGGCGCTGGTGCTGCAGATCATCAAGTCGTCCCGCGCCTGTCGCTCGGCGGAGCGAGACCGCGCTCTGCGGCACCTCACGCTCGACCTGACACCCCTCTACCCCGCCACCGACCGCTAG
- the LOC111001344 gene encoding cytochrome b-c1 complex subunit Rieske, mitochondrial, protein MTSVVRAGHLAPYFKASSSVISNGLKPVSAVATPVDKLVSQSLPYTSTVQSLHGSLPIQGLKVRHSSQSPTQVRYAHSDVAVPDFSAYRRKDTLDPTVKSEEHTDGRSSFTYLIAGAGSMAGAYAAKSVVTQFVSSMAAAADVLALAKIEIKLAEIPEGKSVTFKWRGKPLFIRHRTAKEIAVEKAVPLEVLRDPQPDDARAQQPEWLVVLGVCTHLGCVPIANAGDFGGYYCPCHGSHYDASGRIRKGPAPLNLEVPPHTFAEDGILVVG, encoded by the exons ATGACTTCCGTTGTACGAGCGGGGCATCTAGCTCCGTATTTTAAAGCTTCATCTAGTGTGATTTCCAATGGGCTCAAACCTGTGTCGGCCGTCGCCACTCCTGTAGACAAGCTGGTCTCGCAATCCCTGCCTTACACCTCGACAGTGCAGTCACTCCACGGCTCGTTACCAATTCAGGGCTTGAAAGTTAGACATAGTTCACAAT CACCAACTCAAGTCCGATATGCCCACTCGGATGTTGCAGTCCCCGATTTCTCTGCGTACCGTCGCAAAGACACCCTGGACCCAACTGTTAAATCTGAGGAACATACAGATGGCCGTAGTTCCTTTACATACCTCATTGCTGGTG CGGGCAGTATGGCGGGCGCGTACGCCGCCAAGTCGGTGGTGACTCAGTTCGTGTCGTCGATGGCGGCCGCCGCCGATGTGCTGGCGCTGGCCAAGATCGAGATCAAGCTTGCAGAGATCCCCGAGGGAAAGTCGGTGACGTTCAAGTGGCGCGGAAAGCCTCTGTTCATTCGTCACCGCACGGCCAAGGAGATCGCCGTCGAGAAGGCGGTGCCTCTGGAGGTGCTGCGCGACCCGCAGCCCGACGACGCGCGCGCGCAGCAGCCGGAGTGGCTCGTCGTGCTGGGCGTGTGCACGCACCTGGGCTGCGTGCCGATCGCCAACGCCGGGGACTTCGGCGGCTACTACTGCCCCTGCCACGGATCGCATTACGACGCGTCGGGCCGCATCCGCAAAGGGCCTGCGCCGCTGAACCTGGAAGTGCCGCCGCACACCTTCGCCGAGGACGGCATCCTGGTGGTCGGCTGA